Within the Candidatus Reidiella endopervernicosa genome, the region GGTCCTGTTTAGTGCTCTTACAGTAGTTGTTTATCCAGATGTATTTAATATCGGAGTTGAAACGATCCCAAACGGGGCACTTGTCCAGATATTCGCAGTCACTCATCTCATTGGTACCTCGTCAGCTGACCCGCATCACAGATAGAAATTTCTGCAGCGCCTGTCCACGATGACTGAGTCGGTTTTTAATCTCTGCAGGCAGTTCCGCAGAGGAGCAATCCTGCTCGGGCACGTAGAAGACCGGGTCGTAACCGAAACCGTTCTCGCCATGAGATGTGTTCAGGATGCGGCCGTTCCATGTTCCCTGGCAGATGATCGGTGTAGGGTCCTCGGCGTGGCGCATGTAGACGATTACGCACTGGAAGCGAGCGCTGCGAAGATTCTGCGGAACATCCTGTAGGTCTGTCAGTAGCTTCTGCAGGTTCTGCTCATCGCTGGCACCGACGCCGGCAAAACGGGCCGAGTAGATACCGGGTGCGCCGTGCAGGGCATCGACCTCTAATCCCGAGTCATCAGCAAGCGCAGGCAGGCCGGTGTGCTGGGCGGCGTTGCGCGCCTTAAGAATGGCGTTCTCAACAAAGGTAAGGCCGGTCTCCTCGGCCTCGACCACTTCAAAATCGGATTGTGGTACTACCTCAAGGTCGATGTCGGCCAGTAGCTGATTGAACTCGCGTACCTTGCCGGCGTTTCCCGAGGCTAGAACGATCTTTTTCATAATGTTTCATCCAGTACCGCGCGCTGATGCGCAAGTAGCTCGCCAATGCCTTTCTCTGCCAGGGCCAACATCGCCTGTAGCTCACTCATGGAGTAGGGGTGACCTTCGGCGGTGCCCTGTACCTCGATGAAGTTGCCACTGTTCTCCATTACAACATTCATATCAGTCTCGGCGTTGCAGTCCTCATCGTAGTCGAGATCGAGTACTGGTGTACCTTCAAAGATACCGACCGAGACCGATGCGATCGCCGTGCGCATTGGATCTTTACTGATCTTCTTCTCGGCGATCAGGTGGCGTATGGCATCGACCAGGGCAACATAACCACCGGTGATTGAAGCGGTGCGGGTGCCGCCATCGGCCTGAATCACATCGCAGTCGATCATGATGCTGTGCTCACCAAGTGCCTTGAGATCAACGGCGGCACGTAGTGAGCGGCCGATCAGGCGTTGGATCTCCATGGTACGTCCCCCCTGTTTACCGCGTGCCGCTTCGCGACCCATACGTGAGCCGGTGGAGCGTGGCAGCATGCCGTACTCAGCGGTAACCCAACCCTGGCCCTTACCACGCAACCAGCCCGGCAGACGCTCCTCAACCGAGGCGGTGCAGAGCACCTTGGTATCACCAGACTCAACCAACACCGAACCCTCGGCGTGTTTGGTATATCGACGGGTGAAGTGGATCGACCTCATTTCATCGGGTTGACGACCGCTGGGTCGCATAGTTGATCTCTCTAGTTGGTTGCCAAGGGCGCAGAGTATATGCCAATCGGGCTGCTACTGGGTATGTTGGCGCACTTCGGATGCACGCAGTAGTGGCCGATCCCCGAAGGGCGGCTACTTGGGGTCGCCCATCTCGGAACCGTACTTATCGAGTGCCCGTTCGATCTCATCAAGTGCCTGGTCCAGAGAGCCGCCTTGTTGGCTTGGCGTTGGTTTTACTATCGGTTTTTCGGACTCTTCGGCGCTGTTGTTGGTGAGGTAGCGGAAGGCTATCAGGCTGATGTTGTCGCTGTGGGGGTAGCTGCTTAATTCGGCCTGGTCGGCGAGTTGATCGGCAGCCTGATCAAGGTCCTCCTCTTCGAGTGCCTTGATCAGAAGTGACTCTTTGAGGCTATTCCACAGACCGTCGGAGCAGAGCAGCAGCTCATCTCCCGGCTCAAGAGAGGCGCTATCGAATGCAGGAGTCTGTGCCGATTTGCTACCGCCGACACACTGCGTGACGGTGTTGCGCATCGGGTGGTGCTCTACCTCAGAGCGTTTGATTTTGCCGCTCCTGAGCAGGTCTTCGACGTAGCTGTGGTCGCGGGTGCGTACGATAATTTCACCACTCGAGACGGTAGAGCCGGCATCGCAAGTGCGCCCAGCGGCCTTGCTGCTGCCCGGAGATCAGGGGCCACGATTACGGCGGTGGTGGCGAGGCCATCGGTGGGCATTGAGTCGTCTGCTGCCACGCGCCCAGATCTTCCTGGATCGAGGCGAATAGCTGAGGCCTGCTGAGAAGATCGTCCCGGCTTGAACGGGCAGCGACACAGTTGCGGTGAGACGACGATCGATCGATCAGGTCTCGCTGCCGAGCTCTCTCTGGCGATGACCACCCATGCCCATCGGCGCATCAGCACGTGAATCGTCCGCGCTCACGGTGCCGCGATACGGTCTGGTCTGATGGCCGAGTTGCCGGAAGTCCCCATTGTCGGACTCACTCGTAGTTGGGCTGTGCTCACGACTTGCTTCAGAGCTGCCGGCGACCATGCCGAGCATCTCACTGCGGGCGTACCAAGTACTCCGCTGACTTCGGGTTGCCGCAGTGATGGGTGGCTATCGATTCCCCTAAGTGCACAGGAAGGACTGTCAACTTTTTGCGCCGAAGTTGCGGGTCCGATCTATGCCGTCAGATCGCCTCTACAGGTCGGCCAAGTAGACGCTTTGCCGGTAGAGAGGACGGGTGCGATGTTTCGTGCTCAGCTACCTTGCATCGAGGTGCGCCGCCCCTGAACAGAGCAGGTGGCTCCGATGGCGTGGTATCGTCGGGCCGCATACGCGCGATTGGTACTCTCAGACGGTGAGTAGCCGTGTGCGAGATGATGACTCCAGCTGTGACTGACGCTGCTGCCGAGTGAGTGCACGGCCCAAATCAGACGACAGGGCCGCCGCCGGACGCAAGGGATGCTGCCGGTTAGATGTCGAGGTCGCATGTGGGGCTGTGTGGGCTTTCACCCCGATCAGTAGGGGGAAAGACGGTGCGGATGAACTGCTCGCTCAGGTTGCCGCTGCGCCCCTCAATATAGGCCTGTAGATTCTTCCCCTCTTCATAGACCATCACCATGTAGACCGTTTCGTTGGCACGGAAGAAGCTAGGGACGTGCACGATGTTGTCGTGCTCCAACTTAGCTAGTGCGCTCGCCTCCTGAAAGAAGAGGCGGCGACCACGCAGATAACGGTCGGTCATCTGATCGGACTCAGGCACCACGCGCAGATATTCCTCGCGGCGAGCCAGTTTGGAGGGGATGTACTCTTTGATGACTACCTTGTGCCCGGTGCGATTGTCGTGCGCCAAATAGACGATACTAAAGCCGCCTCGACTCAGGGTGCGGTCGATGGTGTAGTGGTCGAGCACCGTTCCATCTGGCAGGCTTTGCGTGGCTCTATTCATCTCGATCAGTATGGGGGATTGTGTTGGCCAATTCTCAGGAACGCTTCAAAAGTTTAACATCTAGCCCAGATTGTCAAATTCAGGACCGATTATGATCCACAGTATGACCGCCTTTGCCCGTGTTGAACGGCGTGATGAGTGGGGCTCTCTCGCCTGGGAGCTGCGCTCGCTAAATCACCGCTATCTGGAGCTGTCGCTACGCCTGCCCGAAGAGTTGCGGCCGATGGAGGCGCTGGTCAGAGAGCGCGCTACAGTCCTCCTGGGGCGCGGCAAGGTGGAGTGTGCGCTCTTCTACCGTCCCAGCAGTCAGGTGGCTGGGGAGATGGCGGTTAATCGTGACTTCACTGAGAAGTTACTGGCTGCGGTACAGGAGGTGGAGTTGCTGCAGGGGGTTTCCGCCTCCTACAGCCCGATGGAGCTGCTGCGCTGGCCGGGGGTGTTGGAGAGTGTCGAGGCCGACATGACGCCGGTGATTGAGGCGGCAACCGGGTTGCTCGATGGGGCGCTGGAAGAGCTCAAGCAGGGGCGTGCCCGCGAGGGTGAGAAGCTGAAGGCACTGATCGAACAGCGCTGCGCCTCGATTGAGAGTGTTGTAGAACAGGTAAAATCTCGGCTGCCGCAGATCTTAGCGGCGCAGCGTGAACGTCTACGTAGTCGTCTTGCCGAGGTCAGTGGTGAACTCGATTCGGGGCGTCTCGAGCAGGAGATGGTGATCATCGCGCAGAAATCCGACGTCGATGAGGAGCTTGATCGACTGATGGCCCATGTCGCCGAGCTGCGTGAGGTTTTACAGCGCGAAGAGCCGGTGGGTCGCCGGCTCGATTTTCTGATGCAGGAGTTCAATCGTGAGGCCAATACGCTCGGATCGAAATCGTCCGATGCTGAGCTGACCCGCTCCTCGGTCGAGCTGAAGGTACTCATCGAACAGATGCGCGAACAGATCCAGAACATCGAATAATCACAACATTCAACAAACTTAAAGAGGTTTACATGAGCGGTACTCTCTATATCGTTTCTGCCCCCTCAGGTGCAGGTAAGACGAGTCTGGTTAAGGCGCTGATCGAACGCGATGCGACGATCAAGGTTTCAGTTTCACACACCACGCGCGCCTCTCGCCCGGGTGAGGTGGATGGGGTTAACTACCATTTCACTGAGATCGAGCGCTTCAAGGCGCTGGTCGAAGCGGGCGATTTTCTCGAGCATGCGCAGGTGTTTGATAACTTCTATGGCACCTCCAAGGGCGCGGTAGAACAGCAGCTGGCAGCGGGGGATGATGTGATTCTCGAGATCGACTGGCAGGGCGCGCGCCAGGTGCAGGAGATGATGCCGGAGTGCGTCACCATCTTCATTCTCCCTCCATCACGCGAGGCGCTGCGTGAACGGCTTACCGGACGCGGTACCGATTCTGATGAGATTATCGATCGTCGCATGCGTGATGCCGAGAGTGAGATGTCACATTTTGATGAGTTTGAGTTTGTGGTGATCAACGATCAGTTCGAAGCTGCACTCGATGATCTACAGGCCATCTTCAACGCCAACCGCCTGCGACGCGAGGCACAGGACGCATCGCTGCAGGCACGTATGAGTGATCTTCTGGCGTAAGTGGCGGAGTCTGGGTTAGAATCCGCCGTTCCCCTTGCTTGGTGGTGGTCTATTCTGAGACTGTATCGGCAAGGTTAATCTACATTTGGCGGGAGAGTTTGAGAGATGGCACGAGTTACGGTAGAAGATTGTCTGGAGAAGGTCGACAACCAGTTTCAGCTGGTACTGGTCGCTACCAAGCGAGCACGACAGATCTCTAATGGTGCCGATCCCATGCTCCCCGCTGAGAACGACAAGCCGACCGTTATCGCTCTGCGTGAGATCGAAGCGGGTCTGGTTGATGCCTCCATTCTTGATGCCGTTGAGGCGCATGAGCAGGCCGCCGAGTCTCTGGCCGAAGTTGAAGCCAATGTGATGGCCGAAGTGCCACCGGCCGCAGCAGCTACTATTGAAAAGCCTGCTGAGTAAGCAGAGAAAAATCGGCTTGCGGTTCATCCGATCCGGAAGATGAGCGAGGCCGATAACACCCTTCCACAAAGCCCCGATGCCGATGGCGATCGCTTTCTGATTAGCGATCTCTGCCACCAGCTAGAGGGGTATCTCAACGCCGATCAGATTCAGGAGGTCTACCACGCCTACCTGGTTGGCTCTGAGGCCCACGTCGGTCAGGTTCGTCAATCGGGCGAGCCCTACATCTATCATCCCATTGAAGTCGCCTCGATCCTGGCAGAGATGCAGATGGATCATCAGGGCATTGTTGCCGCGATCCTGCATGATGTGATCGAAGATACCGAGATCGCCAAAGATCAGATAGCGGCGCAGTTTGGCGGTGAGGTCGCAGAGCTGGTCGATGGGGTCAGCAAGCTGACCATGATCACCTTCGAGACCAAGGCGCACGCCCAGGCCGAGAACTTTCGCAAGATGATGCTGGCGATGGCGCGCGATATTCGCGTCATCCTGATCAAGCTTGCCGATCGACTGCACAACATGCGTACCCTGGGCGCACTGCGTCCGGAGAAGCGGCGTCGTATCGCCCGTGAGACGCTGGAGATCTACGTGCCGATCGCTACCCGTCTCGGCCTCAACCATGCACGTCTTGAGCTAGAGGATCTCGGCTTCGAGGCCTACTACCCGATGCGTTACCGGATTCTGAGTGAGTCGGTGAAAAAGGCGCGCGGCAATCGGCGCGAGATCCTGGATAAGATCGAGACGGCGATCCATGGCCGTCTGGAACAGGAGTCGTTCGCCTTCCAGCTTGGGAGTCGAGAGAAACACGTCTACAGCATCTACAAAAAGATGATCGAGAAGGATCTCTCCTTCAATGAGGTGATGGATCTCTACGCCTTTCGCATCATCGTCGACGATGTCGATACCTGTTATCGCGCCCTGGGCGTGATGCACAATCTCTACAAGCCGGTACCGGGCAAGTTCAAGGATTACATCGCCATCCCCAAGGCGAACGGTTACCAGTCGTTGCATACCATCCTCTTCGGTCCCTACGGCGTGCCGATCGAAGTACAGATTCGCTCCACCGATATGGATCGGGTGGCCGAATCGGGAATCGCGGCACACTGGCAGTACAAGACCGGCGAGAAACCGACCACCAACGCCCAGGCGCGTGCCCGCGAGTGGCTACAGGGGCTTCTGGAGATGCAGAAGAGCGCGGGTGATTCACTTGAGTTTCTGGAGAACGTCAAGATCGACCTCTTCCCCGACGAGGTCTACGTCTTCACCCCCAAGGGGGAGATTATGGAGATGCCGCGCGGTGCGACGGCGGTCGATTTTGCCTATGCGGTTCATTCCGATATCGGCAACAGCTGTGTGGCAGCGCGTATCGATCGTCGCCTGGTGCCGCTGCGTACGGCACTGCTCAATGGACAGACGGTCGAGGTCATTACCGCACCCGGCGCCCACCCCAATCCCGCCTGGCTCAACTTCGTCTTTACGGGTAAGGCGCGTGCCAATATCCGTAGCTATCTGAAGAATCTGCAGCTCGAGGAGGCGGTGAGCCTCGGGCGGCGTCTGCTCGGCAAGGCGCTGACGGAGCAGTCGAGCAGTCTTGAGCAGCTCGACTCTGAGACCCTCGCCGAGGCACTGCGTGAGATGGGTTTTGAGCAGCTCGACAAGCTGCTGGCCGAGATCGGTCTCGGTAACCGGATGGCACAGCTGGTGGCGCGACGCCTGGCACCACAGGATCACGATGATGAGCAGGCACCGCTTCAGGAACAGAACACACATCACCGAACCCTCTTTATCAAGGGCACCGAGGGGATGGTGGTCAACTTCGCCAAGTGTTGTCGCCCGATTCCAGGAGATCCGATCGTCGGTTTTGTCAGTACCGGACGTGGTTTTGTGATCCATGTGGCGGGGTGTAAAAACGTTGCCGACTATCGTGATCGTCCCGAGATGGCGATTGATGTGCAGTGGGAGCAGGAGGTCGAGGGTGACTTCCCGGTCGAGATGCGTGTCGAGGTGAGTAATGAACGCGGTGTACTGGCTACAGTCGCTGCGGCGATCTCTGAGATGGGTTCCAATATCGATAACGTCGCCATTGAGGAGCGTGATGGACTCACTTCCACCATTACCTTCCTGCTGGCCGTTCACGACCGTCGCCACCTGGCGCGGATTATGCGCCGTATACGCTCCATCGGTTCGGTGCTGCGCATCTATCGCACCCGCTAATTGCTGGCGGCTCAACTAGAATTATCCAAAATATAAATAGATTAGGGAGAACCCAATAGATGGCCAGAGAGATTATCTCTACTGATAAAGCACCCCAGGCGATCGGCACCTACTCGCAGGCGGTCAAGGTCGGCACTACTGTGTACATGTCCGGCCAGATCCCGTTGGTTCCAGAGACAATGGAGCTGATTGATGGGAATATGGAGACGCAGATCCGCCGTGTATTTGACAATCTGACCGCCGTGGCTGAGGCGGCTGGTGGTTCGTTGGCCGATGTGGCGAAGCTCAACGTCTTTCTTATCGATCTGGGTCACTTCCCGCTGGTTAATCAGGTGATGGCCGACTACTTCAGTCAGCCCTATCCTGCACGTGCTGCGATTGGTGTTGCGGCACTGCCCAAGGGGTCTGAGGTTGAGATGGACGCGGTACTCGAGCTCGAGGGCTAGCACCTCTCGGTCATTGCGATGAGCCTCTCACGCCAGCTGACCAATCCGCTTACTCTGATAGCCCTTGCCGTTATCGGTATGGTGGTTATCGATGCAATGTTGCTGGGGCTTTTTCAACCACTGGAGAACTTCTTCGGTGATCGTATGCTGCGAATCCATGCAGCCGAGCAGATTCCTGATCCCGACATCGTCATTGTCGATATCGATGAGCACAGCCTGGCGGAGATGGCCGCCGAGGTGGGGCGTTTCCCTTGGCCACGTTCGGTTCACGCGGAGCTGGTTGAAGGCATAGCTCGTCAACAGCCACGCGCCATCATTTTCGATATTCTCTTTAGTGATCCTGATCTGATGCGCCTCGAGGGTGATGACTATCTGGCCGAGGTGTTGTCCAGGGAGTCGCACATGTTTCTGCCGATGCTGCGTCTAACTGATGGCAATGACGCCGGTGGCCTGTCGCTGGGCGAGCATGGTCGGCGACTTGGAATTATGGCGGGTAAGGCGGCGGTTGAAGATGCTCGGGTCGCGATGGTGTTACCGCTTCCCGCGTTGATCAAGCAGGGTCATCTGGGGGCGATCAACTTTCTTGAAGACGAGGATGGTGTCGGTCGCCGCTACGCGATCGATATCGATGCCTATGGTTGGTCGATCCCTTCCCTGCCGGCCACGGTGAGTAGGGCGCTTAACTATCCGGTGCCAGATCAGGAGAATATCCAGCTAAGCTGGCGTGGTGAGCGGTTGAGCTATCGCCGTATCCCCTACGCCGATCTTTATCAGGATCTGCAGCTACAGCGATCACAGCGTCCCATCTCGGGAGTCGCTATTTTGCGGAAGCATGTTTTGGGCATCCAAGCCCAAGCAAGCGGCAAATACTTAACGCGACCGTTTATGCCTACGGCGCCCCGACCGTCCTGCGTACGTTGCGTAATCACCTCTTCGCGGCTCTACACAACTCCCTCAGTGACTCTACGCCGACATAAAGCCGCTGCTGCATCTTCTTCGTCGTTCGCTCGCGCTCTCAACTACGAATAGGCAGACGGCGTCGACTATCGAGGACTAACCGCCCTCACTTCGCTCTCCATGGCGGTCAGCGAACGAGCTGCGCGACAAGATCGTTATTATCGGCTCAACCGCAACCGGGCTGGTCGATCTGCGTGTGACCCCGATCGATAACGCCTACCCGGCAGTTGAGATCCTCGCGACTGCAATCGATAACCTTAAACGGGGCGACTACCTGCGTAGTGTGCCGAAATGGATTTCACCGTTGCTAGCGGTTCTGATGGTGCTGCTGTTCCTGTTCGGCTTCAGGCGACTGCACAGCCCATTGAAAGTGGGTTTCAGGCTGGCGCTATTTACTCCGCTACTGATGGTGGCGGCCTATGTGGCGCTCGACAGTTATCGCCTTCAGCTACCGCTGTTTGCACCGCTGGCCTACAGCTGGCTCTTTTTTGTTGCCGCCGCACTCTACTCCTATCTCAATGAGCTGCGTGCACGGCAGCGCTCGATTGCGATCTTTAACCGTTTTCTCGATCCACGCGTGGTCGGCGAGCTGGTCGATCATGGTGAGACGGTGTTCGACATGCGAGGTGAGAAACGTGAAGTCACCGTGCTTTTCTCCGATATTCGCGGCTTTACTACCCTCTCCGAGCAGAGCACACCGGAGCAGATCGTGGCGCTGCTCAACGACTACTTCAGTCGACAGGTGAAGGTGATTTTTCACCACGGTGGCACTGTTGATAAGTTTATCGGCGATGCGATTATGGCCTTCTGGGGAGCACCGGTGGATGACCCCGATCAGGCGGTGCATGCGGTAACTGCTGCGCTGGAGATGTCGGAGGCGCTGCTCGCCTTCCGTGAGTCGTTGGGAGAGTCGGGTACCGAGTTCGATATCGGTATCGGTATCCACACCGGACCGGCGGTGGTCGGTTTTATCGGTTCAGAAAACCGCCTCGACTACACGGCAATCGGCGACACGGTAAATCTTGCCAGCCGTATCGAGGGTCAGACCAAGGGACGCTGTCGCGTGCTGGTTTCTGAGGAGACCCGGCAGCGTTGTGGGGAGCTGTTTGACTTCCACGATCACGGTTCCTATAAGGTTAAGGGTAGAGCACAGGAGGTTCGGCTCTATGAGCCGAGGAGAAGTTGATGATTAGAGCCAAAATAGTCCTATTTCTGCTGCTTTCCGCCGTGGCGGGGAGCCTGCTGGCTCGCCCGGCACAGCTGATACGTGATACGAATCTACACAAAGAACCCTACCGCGATGCCCAGGTGGTTGAGAAGCTCGAGGCTAAGAGCAAGCTCGAGGTGATCAAACGCCGTGGCGGCTGGTATCGGGTCACCAGTCAATCTGGCGTCGAGGGGTGGGTGCGTATGACCACTCTGCGTTTTATCGTCGCTGAGGGTGAAAAGAGGCGTGAGAGTGCAAGCGGCCTCGATGAGGCTGCCAGCATGCTGACGACGGGACGCTCGGGCAGCAGCGGTGTGACCACCGCGACCGGTATCCGCGGCCTCAGCTCTGAAGAGCTCACAGACTCATCGCCCGATCGCGGGCAGCTTGAATCGCTCGATAAAAACGCAGTGAGTAAAAGAGATGCCAAGGGCTTTGCAAAAAAGGAGGGATTGAAGGCACAAGATCTCGACTATCTCTCCGATGAGGATATGGAAGAGTTACCTGACCCCGAGCCTGAGAGCGGTAGTAATAGCAACGACTTCTTCGACAGCCTGGGGAATGAATGATGATTAAACCGTGGTTTTCGATTCTGGGCGTCGTGGCAGGTGTCGTGTTATTGACTATTCCTGCCCAGGCGGGATTTTCGATTGGTGGTTTTTCGATTGGCGGCAGTGGTGGTGATGTTGAAGGAATTGATATCGGTCGTATCGTCAGCTCAGGTAGCAAGGTCTTCAAGGGTGTCTCCGATGAGGATGAGCTGGAGATTGGCCATGAAGCGGCGGCGGTGCTGCTAGGTGTTGCACCGCTGGTCAAAGATCGTCGGATACAGAAGTATGTAAACCGTGTCGGTCACTGGGTGGCACTGCAGACCGAGCGCCCCGACATCGCCTGGCGTTTTGGGGTGCTCGATACCGATGCGGCGAATGCCTTTGCGGCACCTGGTGGATATGTCTTTATCACCCGTGGCTTGCTGATGCGTATGCAGAGTGAGGCGGAGCTGGCGGGTGTGCTCGCCCATGAGTGCGCCCATGTGCTGGTGAAACACCACCTCAAGGCGGTAGAGACCAATGCGCAGCTTGATCTGGCCGGTGCGCTGGCCGGTGCGGCGGTCGATCGAGAAGACCGCTTCCTGCTCAATCGACTCAGCAGCGGTTTTCAGGAGATCTACGCACGTGGCCTCGATAAGGATGATGAGTATCAGGCCGATCGTATGGGTGTGGTGATCGCCGCACGTGCTGGCTACGATCCCTACGGCCTGCATGCCATGTTGCAGACCCTCGCCGCGACCGACCCAGACGATAGTGCGCTCGCCTTCATGTTCAAGACCCATCCCCATCCGGGAGATCGGCTTGAAGAGCTGGAGGGTGGCTATGATCATCTCGATCCGCATGCTGACCAGCCGAGTGTTGAGCGCCGCTTCCAGCAACAAGTTGTAACGCTTCATTGATGAACGCAATTGATCGACGCTGGCGCTGCACACAGCGCCAATTACTTCTGTGCTGTGCGCTACTGCTGCTCCTTCTTCCCTATCAAACACTCATTGCAGCCGATGAAGTTGGTACCGTAACCCTCAGTGAGGGGGCTGCGGAGCTGATTCGCGGCACCGCTGTCTACCAGCTCGAGCCG harbors:
- a CDS encoding XTP/dITP diphosphatase — its product is MKKIVLASGNAGKVREFNQLLADIDLEVVPQSDFEVVEAEETGLTFVENAILKARNAAQHTGLPALADDSGLEVDALHGAPGIYSARFAGVGASDEQNLQKLLTDLQDVPQNLRSARFQCVIVYMRHAEDPTPIICQGTWNGRILNTSHGENGFGYDPVFYVPEQDCSSAELPAEIKNRLSHRGQALQKFLSVMRVS
- the rph gene encoding ribonuclease PH; this encodes MRPSGRQPDEMRSIHFTRRYTKHAEGSVLVESGDTKVLCTASVEERLPGWLRGKGQGWVTAEYGMLPRSTGSRMGREAARGKQGGRTMEIQRLIGRSLRAAVDLKALGEHSIMIDCDVIQADGGTRTASITGGYVALVDAIRHLIAEKKISKDPMRTAIASVSVGIFEGTPVLDLDYDEDCNAETDMNVVMENSGNFIEVQGTAEGHPYSMSELQAMLALAEKGIGELLAHQRAVLDETL
- a CDS encoding PP2C family protein-serine/threonine phosphatase, whose product is MRNTVTQCVGGSKSAQTPAFDSASLEPGDELLLCSDGLWNSLKESLLIKALEEEDLDQAADQLADQAELSSYPHSDNISLIAFRYLTNNSAEESEKPIVKPTPSQQGGSLDQALDEIERALDKYGSEMGDPK
- a CDS encoding protein kinase domain-containing protein: MNRATQSLPDGTVLDHYTIDRTLSRGGFSIVYLAHDNRTGHKVVIKEYIPSKLARREEYLRVVPESDQMTDRYLRGRRLFFQEASALAKLEHDNIVHVPSFFRANETVYMVMVYEEGKNLQAYIEGRSGNLSEQFIRTVFPPTDRGESPHSPTCDLDI
- a CDS encoding YicC/YloC family endoribonuclease; the protein is MIHSMTAFARVERRDEWGSLAWELRSLNHRYLELSLRLPEELRPMEALVRERATVLLGRGKVECALFYRPSSQVAGEMAVNRDFTEKLLAAVQEVELLQGVSASYSPMELLRWPGVLESVEADMTPVIEAATGLLDGALEELKQGRAREGEKLKALIEQRCASIESVVEQVKSRLPQILAAQRERLRSRLAEVSGELDSGRLEQEMVIIAQKSDVDEELDRLMAHVAELREVLQREEPVGRRLDFLMQEFNREANTLGSKSSDAELTRSSVELKVLIEQMREQIQNIE
- the gmk gene encoding guanylate kinase, which gives rise to MSGTLYIVSAPSGAGKTSLVKALIERDATIKVSVSHTTRASRPGEVDGVNYHFTEIERFKALVEAGDFLEHAQVFDNFYGTSKGAVEQQLAAGDDVILEIDWQGARQVQEMMPECVTIFILPPSREALRERLTGRGTDSDEIIDRRMRDAESEMSHFDEFEFVVINDQFEAALDDLQAIFNANRLRREAQDASLQARMSDLLA
- the rpoZ gene encoding DNA-directed RNA polymerase subunit omega, producing MARVTVEDCLEKVDNQFQLVLVATKRARQISNGADPMLPAENDKPTVIALREIEAGLVDASILDAVEAHEQAAESLAEVEANVMAEVPPAAAATIEKPAE
- the spoT gene encoding bifunctional GTP diphosphokinase/guanosine-3',5'-bis pyrophosphate 3'-pyrophosphohydrolase, coding for MSEADNTLPQSPDADGDRFLISDLCHQLEGYLNADQIQEVYHAYLVGSEAHVGQVRQSGEPYIYHPIEVASILAEMQMDHQGIVAAILHDVIEDTEIAKDQIAAQFGGEVAELVDGVSKLTMITFETKAHAQAENFRKMMLAMARDIRVILIKLADRLHNMRTLGALRPEKRRRIARETLEIYVPIATRLGLNHARLELEDLGFEAYYPMRYRILSESVKKARGNRREILDKIETAIHGRLEQESFAFQLGSREKHVYSIYKKMIEKDLSFNEVMDLYAFRIIVDDVDTCYRALGVMHNLYKPVPGKFKDYIAIPKANGYQSLHTILFGPYGVPIEVQIRSTDMDRVAESGIAAHWQYKTGEKPTTNAQARAREWLQGLLEMQKSAGDSLEFLENVKIDLFPDEVYVFTPKGEIMEMPRGATAVDFAYAVHSDIGNSCVAARIDRRLVPLRTALLNGQTVEVITAPGAHPNPAWLNFVFTGKARANIRSYLKNLQLEEAVSLGRRLLGKALTEQSSSLEQLDSETLAEALREMGFEQLDKLLAEIGLGNRMAQLVARRLAPQDHDDEQAPLQEQNTHHRTLFIKGTEGMVVNFAKCCRPIPGDPIVGFVSTGRGFVIHVAGCKNVADYRDRPEMAIDVQWEQEVEGDFPVEMRVEVSNERGVLATVAAAISEMGSNIDNVAIEERDGLTSTITFLLAVHDRRHLARIMRRIRSIGSVLRIYRTR
- a CDS encoding RidA family protein, with the protein product MAREIISTDKAPQAIGTYSQAVKVGTTVYMSGQIPLVPETMELIDGNMETQIRRVFDNLTAVAEAAGGSLADVAKLNVFLIDLGHFPLVNQVMADYFSQPYPARAAIGVAALPKGSEVEMDAVLELEG
- a CDS encoding CHASE2 domain-containing protein: MSLSRQLTNPLTLIALAVIGMVVIDAMLLGLFQPLENFFGDRMLRIHAAEQIPDPDIVIVDIDEHSLAEMAAEVGRFPWPRSVHAELVEGIARQQPRAIIFDILFSDPDLMRLEGDDYLAEVLSRESHMFLPMLRLTDGNDAGGLSLGEHGRRLGIMAGKAAVEDARVAMVLPLPALIKQGHLGAINFLEDEDGVGRRYAIDIDAYGWSIPSLPATVSRALNYPVPDQENIQLSWRGERLSYRRIPYADLYQDLQLQRSQRPISGVAILRKHVLGIQAQASGKYLTRPFMPTAPRPSCVRCVITSSRLYTTPSVTLRRHKAAAASSSSFARALNYE
- a CDS encoding adenylate/guanylate cyclase domain-containing protein; this translates as MRDKIVIIGSTATGLVDLRVTPIDNAYPAVEILATAIDNLKRGDYLRSVPKWISPLLAVLMVLLFLFGFRRLHSPLKVGFRLALFTPLLMVAAYVALDSYRLQLPLFAPLAYSWLFFVAAALYSYLNELRARQRSIAIFNRFLDPRVVGELVDHGETVFDMRGEKREVTVLFSDIRGFTTLSEQSTPEQIVALLNDYFSRQVKVIFHHGGTVDKFIGDAIMAFWGAPVDDPDQAVHAVTAALEMSEALLAFRESLGESGTEFDIGIGIHTGPAVVGFIGSENRLDYTAIGDTVNLASRIEGQTKGRCRVLVSEETRQRCGELFDFHDHGSYKVKGRAQEVRLYEPRRS
- a CDS encoding SH3 domain-containing protein; translation: MIRAKIVLFLLLSAVAGSLLARPAQLIRDTNLHKEPYRDAQVVEKLEAKSKLEVIKRRGGWYRVTSQSGVEGWVRMTTLRFIVAEGEKRRESASGLDEAASMLTTGRSGSSGVTTATGIRGLSSEELTDSSPDRGQLESLDKNAVSKRDAKGFAKKEGLKAQDLDYLSDEDMEELPDPEPESGSNSNDFFDSLGNE
- a CDS encoding M48 family metalloprotease; protein product: MMIKPWFSILGVVAGVVLLTIPAQAGFSIGGFSIGGSGGDVEGIDIGRIVSSGSKVFKGVSDEDELEIGHEAAAVLLGVAPLVKDRRIQKYVNRVGHWVALQTERPDIAWRFGVLDTDAANAFAAPGGYVFITRGLLMRMQSEAELAGVLAHECAHVLVKHHLKAVETNAQLDLAGALAGAAVDREDRFLLNRLSSGFQEIYARGLDKDDEYQADRMGVVIAARAGYDPYGLHAMLQTLAATDPDDSALAFMFKTHPHPGDRLEELEGGYDHLDPHADQPSVERRFQQQVVTLH